In the Streptomyces sp. 3214.6 genome, GGCTGACCGCGGTCAACGCGCGCGGATTCGCCGCACCGGCCGAGTCCCTGCCGGCACTGCTCGACGCGGCCCGCGGGCGTACGGACCTGCGGCCCGCGGCTCTGGAGTTCGCCGGCCCGCGCGCGCTGTGGCTGGCCCGACTCAACCCGGACTGGCGGTTCGCCCTGCGCGGTGCCCCGGGCGCCGGCCCGGCGCTGCCGGGTCCCGACGACACCCGGCGCACCGAAAAGCTCTGGCAGGAGGGCCTGTTCGCCGAACGGGTCGCCCTCCTGGCGTCGATCCGTTCCCGCGATCCCGACGCGGCCCGCGAGCTCCTGGCGGCCACCTGGCCGACCGAACGCGCCGAGGACCGGCTGATGTTCCTCGACTCGCTGCGCACGGGCCTCGGCGCGCGGGACGAGCCGTTCCTGGAACAGGCGCTGGCGGACCGCAGCCGCAATGTGCGGGCGACGGCCGCGGAGTTGCTGTCGGCGCTGCCGGGCTCGGCACTCGCCGCGCGGATGGCGGTCCGGGCCGCCGCGTGCGTGGCCGTCGACCACACCCGGGACACGCCCACGCTTCTCGTGGAGGCGCCCCACGAGTGCGATACGGCCATGGAACGCGACGGCGTGTCGGCCAAGGCCCCGCCCGGCCGGGGCGAACGGTCCTGGTGGCTCGGCCAGTTGGTCGAGGCGGCCCCGCTCGCCACCTGGCCGAAGCGCCTGGGCGGCCGTACGCCGGAACAGATCGTGGCGCTGCCGGTGGCCGACGACTGGCTCGACGACCTGCACGCGGCATGGTGCCGGGCCGCCGTACGACAGCGGGACGCCGACTGGGCGCGAGCGTTGCTCGGCGCGCCGTCGGCGCCCGGCGCGGGCGGCCCGGGCGCGGTCTCCCTCGCCGAGCGGGCGAAGCTGCTGAGCACGCTGACGGTGGCCGAACGGGCGCAGTGGGTGGCCGGTTTCATCGCGGCCCACGGCCTGTCGGAGGCGTTCCAACTGCTCGGCGTGTGCGCCGTCCCATGGGCGGCGCCGCTCGGCCGGGCCGTGGTCGACGCGCTCAACATCGCACGGGACGCGGGCAGTTACCCCTGGAGCTTCAGCGGCGTGATGGGCCTGGCCGAACGCTGCCTCGACCCCTCGGAAGCAAGCCGCCTCGACGCCCTCCTGACCACGCCGGACGAGCCGGAGGACGCCTCCCCGGGCGCCGCCAGCTACTGGTCGGAAGCATTCCAGCGACTGGCGAGAACGCTGAGACTGAGAGCGGTGATGAACCAGGAACTGGAGAGCCCCCGGACGGCGGCCGCTCAAGCCACCCGCACGACAACGGGCTAAGCCCCCGCAGGCTGCCGCACGTTCGCCCGGACCCAGTCCACGATGGACGCGGTGGTCGCCCCCGGCGTGAAGATCTCCGCGACCCCCTTCTCCTTCAACGGCGTGATGTCCGCCTCCGGAATGATCCCCCCGCCGAAGACCAGGATGTCCGCCGCGTCCCGCTCCTTCAGCAGCTCGATCACCGCGGCGAAGAGGGTGTTGTGGGCCCCGGACAGAATGGACAGCCCGATCGCGTCGGCGTCCTCCTGGATCGCGGTGTCCACGATCTGCTCGGGCGTCTGGTGCAGCCCGGTGTAGATGACCTCCATACCGGCGTCGCGCAACGCGCGCGCGATCACCTTGGCCCCGCGATCGTGACCGTCGAGCCCCGGCTTGGCCACCACCACGCGGATCGGACCGGCTGCCACACCCATCACTGCCTCCATGAAGCGACTACGTCCATCCTCAACGGCACGGACACCCCGTGCCAGACCGCCCGGGGAAGTGAACGAACGTTATCGCCAGCATCCCGCAACCGGCAGTTTCACGGTGCGGACCGAGGGGGAAATCACACGGAGGGACACACTTTCACCGCGCACTTGTTCCCCCGCGCCACGGGGGAACAGTCGCACCGGGAGCCGCGACGAGGTCGCCGTACCGCCGTGCCACGAGTCGCGTGGCGTGGCGGTACGGCGCATCGGAGGGCACGATGGGCACGTAGGGCAGGTAAGGCACGACAGCGGGGAGCCTCGTCGCCACACCGGCAGGGATCCTCGTCACGTCATCGGCGTCACGGGTGTCACACCCCCGCCGTGCACAGGACGCACGGCACACACCCCACACACCGGCAGCCGCACCCGCTCCACACCCTCTCGTGCCCGATCGACCTCCTCCACCGCGACTTCCACGAGGGCACACGGGGGACAGAGAAGTCCTCAGCGTGCCGACAGGAGGTCGGCCATGAAGGTCACCCGGGCACTGCAGCCCTTTCTTCCGCCGTACCGGCATCTGTTGCCGGACCTGCCGACCCTTCCGAACTTCCCCACCCTCTCGAGCTTCCCCAACATCCCGAACATCTCCAGCCTCCCCAGCCTTCCGAGCAGGCTGGCCGGGCTCTCCATGACGCTCCTCAAGGCGACCGCGCTGGACCTCGCGATCCTGGCGGGCCATCTGCTCCTCTACCCCTCCGGCATCGCCCAGGAGCGCCGCGCCGCGGCCCACCCCGCGCTGCCCAGGGCCACCGGCGCCGCGGACCCGGCCCAGCTGCCCGCCCAGGCCGCCCGGCCGCCGGTCGTCCTGCTGCACGGGTTCATAGACAACCGTTCCGTGTTCGTCCTGCTGCGCCGCAGCCTCGCCCAGCACGGCAGGCACCGGGTGGAGTCGCTCAACTACTCGCCGCTGACCTGCGACATCCGCACGGCGGCCGAGCTGCTCGGCCGGCACCTGGAGGAGATCTGCGAGCGCACCGGAAGCCGGCAGGTCGACGTGGTCGGACACAGCCTGGGGGGCCTGATAGCCCGGTACTACGTGCAGCGACTGGGCGGTGACGTCCGCGTCCGTACGCTCGTCACGCTGGGCACCCCGCACTCGGGCACCCGGGTGGCGCCGCTGGCGAACGCGCACCCGATCGTGCGCCAGATGCGCCCCGGGTCGGAGGTGATCGAGGAGCTCGCCCGGCCCGCGCCGGGTTGCCGTACGCACTTCGTCAGCTTCTGGAGCGATCTCGACCACCTGATGGACCCGCTGGAGAGCGCCTGCGTCGACCACCCCGACCTGCTGGCGCAGAACGTGCGGGTGACCGGCATCGGCCACCTCGCGCTGCCCGTGCACCCGGCCGTCGCGACCGGCATCCGCCAGGCCCTCGACGCGGCCTCCGAGACGGCGCACCCGGACGCCTCCGCCGGCGCCCGCAACGGCGGGCTCACCGTGGCCTGATCGGACCCCCGACAGACGTTCCACGAGCGGCCGACCCACGTCCGACACCCCTCCACCATCGAACGCCATTCGAACGTAGAGCCAAACCCGCGCCCGCCGTCCCCCGAAACACGGCCGAATGCCCCTTTCCTGCGAGCGCGAAACCTGCAGAAGATTGTCGTGCCCGCGTACCGACGGGTACAGTCGCCGCACTGCTCTGGCAGCCCCTGTTGTCGGCGAAAGAGAAGTTGGTGAACGACCGTCACCCGTCGGGGATGATGACCCCCCCGGCCCCGGCTTCCGACGCCGCTTCGGCGCACTACGCGTCGTACGGCACCCAGGAAGCCCAGTACGACGGCTTCACCACGTACCACGGTCAGGAGACCGGCGCCTTCGACACCGGCGCCCACCCGACCGGGCACTTCCCGGCGGCCGACCCTCTCTTCGGCGAGTTCCCGGGCGACGGCGCGACCGGCGCGTACGACAGCACCCAGTGGAGCACCGGCGGCCACCAGACCCTGGACGCGGGCGGCCACGAGGCTCTGGACACAGGCAGCCACCAGGCCCTGCACTACGACGGGTACGCGGCCCAGCACCACGCCGCCTACGACTCGGGTGTGTACGACGCGACCGCCTGGTCCACCGACCAGCACCACCTGGCCGCCGTCCCGCAGCAGGCGACGGCACCCGATGCCAGCGGGCAGTGGGACGCCGCGGCCTGGCTGCAGCCCGACCAGTCCGCGAGCCCGGCCGACCAGACCCAGCAGTGGGAATGGGGCACGCAGGCCTTCGACACCGGTGCGTACGACGCCACGCAGTGGAACTCCGACGGCGGCGACAACGCCTCCGCCGAGGCCGCCGAGGAGTACGAGCAGCAGGCCGAGGTCCCGTTCGACCAGCAGGCCACCGCCACCTTCCAGCACCTCGGGTCGGACGAACCCGCCCCGGCCGAGGGCGAGTTGCCCGGCAGCGACCCGCTCCCCCTCCTCGACGACCAGGAGGAGGCCGCCCCCGCCCCGCTCGGGCGGGCGGCCACCCGCAACGCTAACCGCTCCCGGCGACGTATGCCCGCGAAGCGCTCCGCCCTGCTGACCGTGGCCGTGCCCTCGGCCTGCGTGATGGGGGTCGCCGGGATCGCCGCGGCCTCGGTCGGCACACTGACCGGCGGCGAGGGCAAGGACACCACGGCGTC is a window encoding:
- a CDS encoding esterase/lipase family protein; the encoded protein is MKVTRALQPFLPPYRHLLPDLPTLPNFPTLSSFPNIPNISSLPSLPSRLAGLSMTLLKATALDLAILAGHLLLYPSGIAQERRAAAHPALPRATGAADPAQLPAQAARPPVVLLHGFIDNRSVFVLLRRSLAQHGRHRVESLNYSPLTCDIRTAAELLGRHLEEICERTGSRQVDVVGHSLGGLIARYYVQRLGGDVRVRTLVTLGTPHSGTRVAPLANAHPIVRQMRPGSEVIEELARPAPGCRTHFVSFWSDLDHLMDPLESACVDHPDLLAQNVRVTGIGHLALPVHPAVATGIRQALDAASETAHPDASAGARNGGLTVA
- a CDS encoding DUF5691 domain-containing protein, with the protein product MNATPPAPRPPAWEDLVTAALLGTDRRRPPGAPPGRNAPAALLDAAAAETVRRRAGLRPGRAAPLPEPAAEDPRPALPAAAARRLALLLADRPGTGGGGRRGTAPDLMELLPQWLTAVNARGFAAPAESLPALLDAARGRTDLRPAALEFAGPRALWLARLNPDWRFALRGAPGAGPALPGPDDTRRTEKLWQEGLFAERVALLASIRSRDPDAARELLAATWPTERAEDRLMFLDSLRTGLGARDEPFLEQALADRSRNVRATAAELLSALPGSALAARMAVRAAACVAVDHTRDTPTLLVEAPHECDTAMERDGVSAKAPPGRGERSWWLGQLVEAAPLATWPKRLGGRTPEQIVALPVADDWLDDLHAAWCRAAVRQRDADWARALLGAPSAPGAGGPGAVSLAERAKLLSTLTVAERAQWVAGFIAAHGLSEAFQLLGVCAVPWAAPLGRAVVDALNIARDAGSYPWSFSGVMGLAERCLDPSEASRLDALLTTPDEPEDASPGAASYWSEAFQRLARTLRLRAVMNQELESPRTAAAQATRTTTG
- a CDS encoding M23 family metallopeptidase, producing the protein MNDRHPSGMMTPPAPASDAASAHYASYGTQEAQYDGFTTYHGQETGAFDTGAHPTGHFPAADPLFGEFPGDGATGAYDSTQWSTGGHQTLDAGGHEALDTGSHQALHYDGYAAQHHAAYDSGVYDATAWSTDQHHLAAVPQQATAPDASGQWDAAAWLQPDQSASPADQTQQWEWGTQAFDTGAYDATQWNSDGGDNASAEAAEEYEQQAEVPFDQQATATFQHLGSDEPAPAEGELPGSDPLPLLDDQEEAAPAPLGRAATRNANRSRRRMPAKRSALLTVAVPSACVMGVAGIAAASVGTLTGGEGKDTTASAPDAQPVKPSAANNKLDAQLATLSAGADDFADRASRTQERIDLKAQQEAEKKKAAAEAARKERLRPKYALPVAQHGLSAYFGQAGINWMSQHTGIDFPVSYGTTVMAATDGTVRTQWNSAYGNMLILTAKDGTETWYCHLSSYRVSSGTTVKAGDPIAYSGNSGNSTGPHLHFEVRPAGGSAIDPLPWLRSHGLNPT
- a CDS encoding cobalamin B12-binding domain-containing protein, producing MGVAAGPIRVVVAKPGLDGHDRGAKVIARALRDAGMEVIYTGLHQTPEQIVDTAIQEDADAIGLSILSGAHNTLFAAVIELLKERDAADILVFGGGIIPEADITPLKEKGVAEIFTPGATTASIVDWVRANVRQPAGA